The following nucleotide sequence is from Borrelia coriaceae.
TAGTTTAGTTGTTATTAGTACAAAGCTAGCGAGACCTCTATCCCAATATCTACTTATCTCTACATTTATAATGCAAAAATTAATTTTAAAAACCTCACTATTATCACTATTATAGTTTATATGCTTAATTCAAGCCTATAAAACTTTAACATTAATAAATTGAAAACAGACTACAATTACATTATAGTCTGTTTAAGATACTAAACCATTAATTATCTTTTTTTACTTCTTAATATCAATGACAATTATTTTCCAATATAAAATTTCACTATATTAAGAGATTTTTTCATTTCTAGAATTGTACTTTTTAATATTGCTTTATATCCTTCATATGAATCAGTTTCCTTTTTAATATTTGCAACTAAAGTTCTTGCTTCTGTCTCAAGTCCGTCTAATAGTGTTTTTGCTTTCTTTTCGTACACTCGTACAAGATTTGCTGCAGTCTTTGCTCCAGCTTGAATGCAATTTAATAGTGTACTAAGATCTTGATCAAGTTTTTCTTTTGTAAATTCCTTGGCCCTTTCTTTAGCTTGAGCTTTGACAACAGAATCAAAACGTGTAGAATGCATCTTGAATTTTTGTGTCGCAAATAATTCAAAATTATTATATATTTTATCAATTGTTCTAATTGCTGTATTCACATTATGTCTAACGCCTGACAGATAAGCATTATATCGATTACTTAGCCTTGTTTCTTCTTCAAATAATTTCTTATCTTCCAACTCATACTCATCTTCTTCATCTTCTATTACTTCTCCCTCTTGAAAGTAGTAATCATCCTCATCTTCTTCTATTTCCTCAACATATGAAAAAGAATTTGAACCTGAAATAGTTTGGCTTAAATCTGAATCTATAGTAAAGTCAATATCAAATGCATTGTTTTGAACAATAACTTCCTTTTTTGGCTCAACACTTGCACTGCTATTATGAGATGTTGATTTTACGCTATCATAAGTTTCAACTCCAGTAATTGAATTTTCATTGGTTATCTCTATATTTTGCGGCTCTTGTATTTTTTCTTTACTAAGCTCAGTTTTTATACTTGATAATACAACCTGTGGACTTTCTTCTTTAAGAACTACTTCATCATTTTTATTAAGGCCATTCGCAAATGTAATATCCTTTTGTACACTATACTGTTCCTTAAGAACATCAATCATACCACCTGATACTAAATTTTGTGCTACATCACTATTAACAATAGATTGGTTAACAACAGCAGATGGTTTTCTCTTCTTCTTAACAACCTTTTTCTTTTTCTTAGTAGACTTTTCAACAGATTTTTCACTGCCATCCAAAACAGATTGTTGAATCTTACCTAATAAACCTAGAGATTTCTCTTTCATTTCATCGTTTAATATTAAATCACAACTGATAAAATTTAAAAGTAATCCCAACGCTATATATTTATTTTTAGATTTCATTTCCCCCTCCTCTAAAGTATAAAAATTACAGCAATTTGAGTAAGATTCAAGCTTTACACCAAAATACTTCAAAAATAACATATAAAGCAATTTTCCTAAAAAGACTAAATGATGCCTCTAAAATTAGAGATTTTACTTCATACAAAAGATATATACAAAATAAAATTCATAGATAAATGGAACAAATACAACTGATCATTTTTCATAAATATTATATTAAATCCAAAACCTTATAAGAAAGATAACCTAAATCTTAATTCAATAAGAATATCAATAACAACACTTAATCAAATTCAAATTTCCAAAAAAGACATAACTTTAGTGAAAAAACACGCATTAAAATATACCAAAAGCAATTATATACTGAACTCTATTTACGCAATAATTGCATTATATTAACTCAGAATATTTACTGGAAAAAATAATAGACAAGTTAAAGCTATAAAATGATTCAAGGTATACATTGATAACTTAAAAAAGTTAATAAATATTATATTAATTAAATTAATTAAGATATCCGCTGAAAAAGAGAAGTGCTTAATCAAGCACTTCTCACATAATTTATTATCTCATATAAAAATTTAATCCCAAATATCTTAAAGATCTACTTACTTAATCTTTTGTAATGTTTGCATAACAATTGCATGAATCGCACCTAATACCTTATTAACAGCATTAGCTGCAGCTTTTTTAATATTTTCTACATATACAGTATCATTACCATTTTTATAAGCTGCAAACTTACCATCCCTACTCATTGCCTTTAATGCAACAGCTGCTGCTAAGTCTGCATTACTTTTGGCACCAGCACCCTTATTAGAAGTAGTCTTACCAGTAACTAATTCTCCTGCATCATTATCCCTATTATCAATATAAGTGGTTTTAGTTGTAGCATTTCTTATTTTATCAATCATTGCCCATGGATCTGCTTTAGCCACTTCTTTAGCAAGTTTAATACCAGCTTCTACACTAACAACACCACCATCATCATAATTAATACCACTACCACCATTAAGGGCAGCAAGTGCAGTAGTGTTATCTGTTGCATTAACAGGGGTACCAACAACACCCTTGTTTTTAATCTCTACACCAGATTTTTCTGCAACCTCAATTATTTCTTTAACTTCATTAATAATAGTTGAAACACTTGCATTCTCAGAAATAGCAGAAGCCTTACTGTTGCTAGCACTAATTTCTCCAATACTAATGTTATCACCACCAGTAGCAGCAGCTAATTTATTTACAGAAGCTATTAACTTGTCAATAACTTCATTAGACTTACCTTTTTTAATAGCTATCAACCTATCTTTTAATCCATTAAAGTATTCTTTTACTTTACTTCTATTATCATTAGAATCAATTACTACTCTATCGTAATCTTCATTCACAACACTACTTTGTCCTCTTACACCATATGCAGAATCATAAGATACATCAAAGCTATTTGAGTCATACTCTTCACCAGCTAGGCCACCACTTTGTCCAGTTAAGACAGGTGCAGAGGCATAGGAATCCTCAAATACATACATATTTTTTGAATCATATTGCTCTTCAGTAACCAAATTACTACTATTTTGTCCACTAATGATAGGTTCAACAGTGCCATAAGAGAACTCAACAACATCATTTGAACCATAGGACTCTTCAGTAATAGCAGGAATACTCTTTTCTCCACTTACACTACCAAGTGTGGAGTTATTTCTTTGTCCTCTTGCTCCTACAAGTGGCTTACCTGCATTAAAGGTATTTATATCACCACTTAAACCAACATAGGTTGTTTCTCCTTCTGCTCCTTTAAGACGTCCACCCCCAGCAAATCCACTTATCTTATACCATCCTGGGGCAAGATTATCATCATGACTATCAACTTGACTGCCAATATTTGAAGCAATCTCAGTATTCTTTTCCTGTGGTAAAGTATTTTTCTTTCCTTTTGGTAATTGAATCCCTTTTTGATTGCTTAAAGTACCATCAGTCATAGCATCAAAAATTAATGCTTCTTTGTTACCAAGTCTATCTTTACCTTCAGCTATGAATTGCTCTACTAAATCACATCCACTAAATAAAGAACTGGTAATTATTAATAAACCTAATGGTTTTCTAATTTTCATTTAAGCCTCCTCTCACAACTTATATCTAAAATATAGATTATATATTGTTTTTTCAAAAAAACATTTTAACAAATTTTAAATTTTTATTTATAAAATCAAAAACCTTACACCAACATATCCATATCTAAAAATACAATTATTGTATGTTAAACAAAAGGATTTGATATATAATTTACTTAAATCATAAACATGAGGAGAGTTTTAAATGAAGAAGATCCATTTTATTTTGTTTACTTTACTGATCATTTGTAGCTGTGGTCTTATTAGTAAGAGTAAAGGCAATAAAGAAAATTTGGAAACCCAAGCAGCTACACAAAAGACACCCGAAGAAGCATTAAGAGAACATTTAAGTGAAACACAAAACAAAGGATTGGACTTCTTAAAAGAAGTTTTAAAGGGAAATAATTATCAGCTTAACCGTATTTTGAGTGTAGATGAAGATAAATTGAATAAATTAAAAGTAGTATTGGATCATATACAAATTTCACTCGAAAATTGTCATGACAGTCAAGCTGCTCATCATGGTCATACTATTAATGGTCAAGAAGGTCTTCATGATGGTCATGATGATAATGCGCAAAAAGCAGCTTTTAAAAGATTAATGTTACATTATATTGAAGATCAATTGGAAAGTAAAGAGGATAATTCAAATAATAGAATAATTCTTCCTCTTGATTTCAATCCTTTGAAAGGTTCATGTGTTAAATAACGTAAAGTAATGACTAAGGTAAATCTGAGGATATTTATTTAATAAACATGAATAGGATAAGGGAGTAAATATAATATTCAATAAGGCCATTCAATTAGTTAAAAAAATAAAAGAAAATAATAATTCATTCGAATTTCATGATACTATGACAAATGCTAGCAGAACTCAAGAAAAGGAAAAACACAAACACACTTTAAGTTATATGCAAGATCATCATTTACAAAAAACAATAAATTCTTCTATATATCCTAAAGAAGAAAAAAAAGAACATATAATTCAAGTACAACCTTCAAAGTTAACATAAGAGAATATAGAAAGATTACAAAAGTTTCTTATCGATTCTAAAGACTATTATGATACCCTAAAAAATATTTATAATCGTAATACTCAATGTAGCAAAGATCACATGGTATTTTGCACTAGCGAAACAAATGCTCAAATACGCAAAAATGCTATTGAAAAACTTAATAAGCCTGATCTCATTAAAGACCTACAAACACTAGCAGAATCTATAAAAGATACTAAGCCTCAAGCATTGATTAACTCAATTGAAAGCTTAAAACAAGCTATAGAACAAGCTAACCTTGTAAAAGATCAAAATACTACTCAAGCATTTCAAACCATTAAAGATGCTGGTGAGGCTTTCATTACTACTATAAATATTGCAGTCACAGCTTATATCGATGCTTTTGTTAACATCACTTCTAACTTTAACTCTAATAATTTCATCAAGGCTGCTCACTCTTTCGCTAATTCTGCTAAGACTTTCCATCAAGAAGTTAACATCGGTAGCTCTCAGCCCTATTATTGGTGCATTAAGAGTCATGGCTTTTCAATTAGAAAATATTATAGAATAAACAAAACAATGTGCTATAAATTTGAATAAAGACAACTACACTGGAGGAACAACTTTTGCTAACGCTATTGATACATTAATTTCTGCTTATAAAAATGCTACTAATTAAGTACATAAGCATTTAATTGTAAGGATTTCTATTATATAGAGATCTTTACTTATTTATTTTATTTTTTGATACTGGTCAAATCTGAATATAATTACCTCATTATATGATCTCTTAGAATTCAATACCTACTTAATATACTCTGTTCACTCATCATCTAAAAACACAAATTTAAAACTCAACTAACTTGTTTGCTCATCATCAGTTACGCTCTACAAACTATGTACTTATATCATTTTTAAAACCTTTTCTACATTCCTCTGAACCCCATTCCACATCTTTGATATTCCCATTAAATTTTTAGCATCTTTTATAACTTCTACTGCAACTTTTCTAGTCCTATTTGTACCTTCAAATATTACCTCATCAATATAACCTTTTTTGGCTTTAAAAAATTCTCTTTTCTCTCTAATTGGTGTTAAAAATTGATTTAAAACCTTAAAAAGTCTCTCCTTAACTTCAACATCTCCAATTGTACCCTTCCTATACCTATTTTTAAGCTCACAAAGCTCATCAGTATCATTATTAAAAAGGTCATGATAAATAAAAACAGGATTACCATCAACTTCTCCTGGTATATCTGCCCTTACCCTTTTTGGATCTGTAAACATAGACATAACCTTTTTGCGTAATGATTGCTCATCATCACTTAAAAATATTGCATTACCAAGACTTTTGCTCATCTTAATTTTGCCATAAATTCCCACAAGAGTCTGAGAATCTGTAAAGATAGCTTCAGGAATTGGAAAAAAATCATCTCCATAAAGAGAATTAAATTTTTTAGCAAGTTCCCTTGTAAGCTCAATATGAGCCTCATTATCACGTCCAACTGGAACTAAATTAGCCTTTGCCATCAAAATATCTGCACTCATTAAAACAGGATAACCCAAAAGCCCATAAGAAATATCATTCAATCCAGCAGCTACACTCATATCTTTTATACTAGGAATCCTGTTTAAACGATTAACCATAACAATCATTGACAGCATTAGATTTAACTCTAAAAGCTCAGGTATAGCTGACTGCAAATAAATATTAACCCTCTCAGGATTAATTCCACATGCTAGATAATCCAATACCATTTCGCGAACATTAAAAGATATTTCATTAATACTTCTTAAAGATGGCTTTGTAGTAAGAGTATGTAAATCCGCTATGATAATATAAGTTTCATATTCTTCTTGATACTTTAATCTATTAACAATAGAACCGACATAATGCCCTAAATGTAAAGAACCAGTGGGTCTATCTCCTGTAAGCATAACTTTTTTCTGCAAATTTAACTCTCCTTTTTATCTAGATTATCAACACTTAAGATCCTTGAACCACTTAAAAACACAGAAAAAGGTTTTAAATACGGTATATTATCTACTATTACTTTTATAATAACTGTAAAAGGATAGGCTATTAAAAGTCCCACAATACCCCAAAGCCATCCCCAAAAGAAAAGAAAACAAAGCAGTAAAAAAGGAGAAAGATCAAGCCTATGTCCTTGCATCTTTGGCTCAAGAATATTCCCAATTAACATTTGAACAAATGTATTATATATAAATATATAAAGCACCAAATTTAGATTAGGATAAAACTGCACTAAAGCCGCTATCATAATAAAAAAAACTGCTAAAATCGATCCTATACTTGGAATAAAATTAAAAACAAATGTAAGCACCGCCCATACACTAGGGAAATCCTGTCCAAACAACTTCAAACCTATGAAAACTAAAAACCCTGTAAGACAACTAACAAAAACCTTTATTCCCAAATATTTACTAATTTGATTGTTTATTGTACTTAACACTTCAATAAATATACTCGAAACAGACTGCTCAAAAGCATTCTTAACCTTTATGTCAAAAATATGTATTTCTGATAGCAAAAAATACAACAATAAAAATAAAACCACTAAACTGCTTGCAAAACCAATAATTTCATTAGACATACGCGTCAAAAAAGGATAAATATATTTAGAAAAATCTATATTGCTAATAATAACACTATCTAACTTATACTTCGCAAGAATATCTACCATAATAAAACTCAATTGCTTTTGATAATAAGGTACCTGATCCATTAAAACAGTAACACTATAATAAACAAAACTAAAAACTAAATAAGAAAATGAAAAAAGGACAAAAAAGATGACAAAAACTATTAAAACCCTTGGAATCTTTAGTTTTTTAAGAAAAGTATAAATGGGGTATACCAAAAATCCAAGAACTACAGCAATAGCTAAAGGCTTAAATATCGTTTGTGCTATTTTTAAAATAGCAATTAACATTACAATCAAAGCTATAACATAAAAAACAGACTGAAGTTTAACAAACTTTAACCTATCAGTTGGTTTTAAATCTAAAGCCATCTAAATTTCCCCCTTAAATACATCTAAGCATTATGAACAATACTTAAAAGCAAAGTTAATACTCGCCTAAGAATATTCATCACAATTTAAAATCAATTCATATATTTAAATAAATTTTTTCCATTATCCAATTATATAACTTGGTTCCCTTACTATAATTGGCCTCAGCTAAATCCCCTGCCCTCCGTTCTTCAACTAGTCTTTTAGCATTTTCATTATTCCCATAATAAACCGTCAATGTATTTTTATAATGATTTAAATTATTATTTAAAATCTCAAAGGCTGGAATATCACTAAAACCATCTGCAATATAAAACATATTTTCAAAAGGGATCTCTCTTCTACCTTTAGGAATCCTCTTATTAATTTTATCATAAGATCCCTTATTTAACTCGAAAATTACCCGGGTTTTTATTGTATGATCCACGAAATAACATACACTACTTAAAACAATATTTTCTGAAAATTTATTATCTAAGGTCTGATAAAAAGGCAAAAGATATGTATCTATAAATTCACAAGCCCAAACTTTAGTAACATAAGGAGCAATTTTGCTACCCAAAATCATCTGTCTAAAACCACTTGAAACAATATAAATATTTATTACAGTATCTGATTTCTTTAAACTTCTATTTATCTCTTTTATTTCTCTAAACAAAGAAAGCACGCCCTCAAAGAATCTCAATTTTGATCCCAATTCAAACAATACTTTATTATTTAATCCTCTAAAAATACCTTCTCTAAAATATGTCAAAAAATGTGACAAATATATCATTTCATTAGCAATGATATTACAATGATTTTTGTTATAAGTAATAGATAAATTTTCAACTTCATCCCAAAACAAACCAGCATCAACATTATATTCATCAAAAAGTACCTGTTGCATATTACCATAAATTAAAGTATCATCAAAATCAAATATCAAAGCTATAATCTTTTCTTTTTTACCCATAAACAAAAAATAAATTTAAATTAACATCAATTTGTATTAAAATATATACATATTATATATTCAATATAATATGTATAGACAATATTATATTAAAACAAATTAAATAGAAATGGTAATGATAGACATAGGTAATATAAATCAAATAAAAGATATTTTCTCTAGAATATTAGACATAAGTTTAATTAGCATTTTAGTCTATTATATCTATAAAAACGTGATTAATTCCTACTCAGTAAACTTACTTAAAGGAATGATCATAATTACATCGATAGGAATCATTTCTTACTATTTCAACTTATACACAATAAATTGGCTCTTAACTTACATAGCAAATATATTACCGATCGCAATGCTTATCTTATTTAATCAAGAAATAAAAAAAATAATTATGCAAATTGGAAATTTTAATTTATCTTTTAAACTTGCAAATAACAAAGAAGAAACTATTAAAACTATTGCTGAGATAATAAGAGCAATCAAACATTTATCAGAAAATAAATCAGGTAGCTTAATATGCATAGAAAAAAAAATACAATTAGATCAAATAATAAATAAAGGCATAAAATTGGATTCCATCGTATCTAATGAAATTCTAATATCAATTTTTGATTATGAAACACCTTTACATGATGGGGCAGTCATTATTAGCAATAACAAAATAGTTTATGCTGGCTCTTTTTTACCACTATCTAATATTGAATCTATCAGTAAAACCTTTGGAACAAGACATAGAGCAGGCCTTGGAATTTCTGAAAATTCAGATGCAATAACGATAATAACATCCGAAGAAACTGGTTCTATTTCACTCACACAAAATGGCAAATTAGAATATAATTTAAGCTTAAATGAAATAAAGAAAAAATTAAATCTTGCATTAATAGAATGAACAATGATTATAGCTAAAAAATTTATAAGTATTATAAAATTATTATTTGAAGATTGGCAAAATAAAGCTATTTCTATACTAATTGCCATTATTATGTTTACAACATCTTACTTTAATAGTATAGAATCAATTATAATAGAAAAAAAATTTAATATTGCATTAGAAGATGAAGTTATACTAGGTAAAATTCCGGACTTCAACAAAATATTACTTACAATCAAAATCAATAAAAAAGATTTAAAATATTTAGACCTTGATCGAATAGCTTTATTAGTTGAAGCTAATAATATAAAAGAAGCTGGAGAATATGAGATACCAATAAAGATCAAAAACTTTAATCCTATACCCATAGTTGAATATAAACTCTCAAAAAGCAAAATCATATTAACCCTTGATAAAAAAGTTTCAAAATTAGTTAAAGTTGAACCCAAATTCAAACTACTTGAAAAAGAGGGTAAGGGAGAATATTTCATCGCCAAATATAATATAGTGCCCGAAAAATTAACAATACATGGTCCTGAAAAAATGCTTAAAACAATAAACTCAATCAAAACAAAAATAAAGGAATTTGATATAAATACTGTATTCATTTCAGAACATCTTGAAGTAATCTCTCCAGACCCACTTATAAAACTTGACAAAAACCATGTAATAGTTAATATTACCTTAGGCAAAAAATATATACAAACAACAATAAAAAAGCCTAATTTAATTTTCAATAATCTAAAAAATGGATTAGAAATAAAAAACAAAGAAAAAATTCTAGACCCAGGAAACGAAATGTTTATTAAGATAAAAAGCGGACTATCAGAAAAGATAATCAAAATGCATATAGCTAATAAAAATATTAGTCTCAATCTCGATTTAAGTCAAATTACAACTCCTGGCATTTATAATATTAACACAGATATAATACTTAAAAATAATACTCAGGGTATAGAAGTCTATGAATATGAACCCAAAACGATAAAGCTCGAAATAGTATCAACAGAATAACAAAATGACTAAATCAATAGGATGTGATATAATAAAAGTTAAAAGGCTTTCTAATTTTTTAAAAGACAGAAAAAAATTAGAAAGATTTTTTACACTAAGAGAAATTAACAACTTAGAAATGAAAGGAAAAGGAGTTTTAGAGAGTTTAGCTGGCAAGTTTTCAGCAAAGGAATCATTAATTAAAGCATTAACCCCACTAATAAATGTCAAAGTAAAATATTCACTAAAAGATATTGAAATTATAAGCTTGCCAAAAGGTAATACAATATTTCAATTGCACAACGATATTAAAGCCTTAATTGAACAAATGAATATAAAATTATATTTGACAATTTCACATGAAAGGGAGTACGCTATTGCATTTGTAATAGCTGAAAATTAATTTATGAAAAAGATATCATATCTTACAAAATATGAAATTGAATGTCCTTTATGTCAATACAAATTTAGGAAAGAAGAACTATTAACAGGAAGTAGTAGATTAATAGCTGGAGAATTAAAAGTTGATTTAAAAAGAGAATACATAAAAAATGAAAAATACGGCAATATCTATCCCCGGATATATTCAATAACAGTATGTCCCAATTGTTATCTGGCCGCTTTCCCAAATGATTTTAATTCAATAGCACTTATTAATAATAAAACAAAACAAATCCTAATAAACAGTACTGACAAACGTAAAGAAATAAAATCAATTTTTGAAGATAATTTAAATTTTAACAAACCAAGAAGACTTCAAGAAGGAGCTGCTAGTTATATCCTTGCCATAATGTGCTATGAACATATGGAAAAAAATCACAATCCAACTCTCAATCAAGCAAAATGTGCAATAAGATCAGCATGGATATTCGAAGATCTAGACAGGGAATATCCAAACCAAAACTACAACTATTTGCAAAAAATATTTTATTATAAAGCAGCATATCTTTATAAACTAACAATCGAAAAAGAGCAAAATAATTCAGAACCAATTAATGCTGAAACAGCATTTGGTCCTGATACAGACAAAAATTATGGATATGACAGCGTGTTATACTTATCAAGTTTACTAGAATATTTTTATGGAAATAAAGAAAATGCAAAATACAGATACAATCAACTAGTCGAAATAAAAACTCTACTATCTAAAATAGCTGGAATGGGAAAATCATCAAAAGAAAAACCCTCAATACTTCTAGACAAAATAAAAGAAGTATATTTTAAAATCTCAAATGAAATAAAAACTTTCAAATAAATGCAAAAAATACTCGCAGAAATAGCATATGATGGTTCACTATACTATGGATTCCAAATCCAACCTAAAAAACCAACAATTCAAAGAGAAATTGAAAAAGCACTAGAGAAAATAAGTAAAACAAAGACTAAAATTCATTCAGCAGGAAGAACAGACAAAGGAGTACATGCAAAAGGACAAATAATATCTTTTTATATAACAATAAATATTAATCTTAAAAATCTAAAGATAGCACTAAACTCCCTCTTAAAAGAGGATATTAGAATAATCAAATTAAAGTATGTAGAAGATGCATTTCAACCCAGATTCAACGCCAAGAAAAGAAAATACAGCTATTACATACTCAACAATGAAAACCACTATCCTTGGGAAAGGTATAAAGCTTACTATGTAAAGAAAAAATTAAATATCAACAGACTAAACGAAATGGCTAAAATGCTAATTGGCATACATGATTTTACTACTTTTTCATGCATTAAAGATCAAACAAATTCAAAATTAAAAGAAATCTACTTCGCTAAATTTAAGAAAAAAAACAAGTTTATAATCTTTGAAATAATAGGCTCCTCCTTTTTATGGAAAATGGTAAGATCAATAGTAGGCACAATGATTGATATAGAAATAAAAAATGAACCTGTTGATATCTTTAAACAAATTCTAAACTCAAAAAACAGAAAATTTACAAGAACAACTGCACCTGCAAAAGCTCTATTTTTAGACAAGGTCTTTTATGAATAAAAGCAAATTACTTAAAAAGCTTATACTTCTCAGAATACTTGCAAATAATATATCGGGCAATGTCTATAGCAACCAAAAAGAAGAATTTGAAAAAATTAAAAATCAAATAATCAAAACTAGAAACATAAAACTTCTACAACACACAGAACAAAACGATACAAAAGAAAATAATAAGCTAATACAACAAATAGAATATAAAATAAACAAAAATGACAAAACAGATTTATTAATAATATATATAGATAAAAAATCTCTAAATCAAAATACAAAAATAATAGTAAAAAAATGGTGTGAAAGTATCAAAATACTAAACTATAAAATAATAGATAACCTGAATACTTTAATCTCAGAGATTCACAATCAACAACCTAAAGCAATTCTTGCTTGTGAAGAAGTAGCATTATTCTTAAACCAAGACTTAAGGATTCAAATTGTGAGAGGATTTGAATTAAATTTTAAAGGCATTCCAATAGTATTTACATATAACCCTACAAATCAAATCACAAATCCAGAACTTAAAAAAGAAATTTGGCAAGATTTAAAAATTATAAAAGGTATAATAAAATATGGATGACAGATTGGACAGCAATTTTTACTACGAAATTGCATTTAATATTCCCATTAATAAACTTTTTTTTTATAAGTACAACTTAAAATTAGAAATAGGAATAAGAGTAATAACGAATTTCAATGGAAAAGATACAATTGGAATTATAATAAAAAGATATGCTAAGAAAGAACTTAATAAAGATTTTACATTTAATATAAAAAATATAATAAAAATTATCGACGAAAATGCAATAATCATAGAACATAACATTAATCTTGCACGATGGATCAGTCAAAAAACATTTTCGGGATTTGGAGAAGCCTTATTTTGTGGACTACCTAAAATTTCAACTTCAAATAAAGAAACAAAAAATAATGACAATGAACACTTAATTTCCAAACTATCCATTCAATTAAATGAAGAACAAAATGCTATTTATAAAGAAATTATTACATCAAAGACACAAAACATATTTTACTTATTCGGAGTTCCTGGATCTGGAAAAACAGAAATATTTATCAAACTATGCAAAAATTACTTGGAACAAAAAAAACAAATCATTTTCTTAATTCCTGAAATTTCTTTGGGGCACCAAATAATTAAAAGAATCAAATCAAATTTAAACACAAACAAAGTTTATGAATATAACTCAAAAGTATCGAATTCAACGAAATCATTAATATGGAATAAAATCAAGAATGGAGAAAATTTAATTATAATTGGTGTTAAGAGTGCATTAATGTTGCCATTTAAAAATTTAGGATTAATAATAATGGACGAAGAACATGAATACACATATAAATCTGAGAATACACCAAGATTTCACTCAAGACATATAGGATTTTTCCTACAAAGAACTTTTAATGCCAAGTTTGTAATGGGAAGCGCAACTCCATCAATTGAAGCATACCTTGCCATGGAAAATAATCAGATAAAGAAAATGATTTTAAAAAATAAATTTTTTGACAGAACATTTAAAGAACTCAAAATAATCGATATGAAAAAAGAACGCCAAATAATATCTTCAGAATTGCTTTACAGT
It contains:
- a CDS encoding holo-ACP synthase — protein: MTKSIGCDIIKVKRLSNFLKDRKKLERFFTLREINNLEMKGKGVLESLAGKFSAKESLIKALTPLINVKVKYSLKDIEIISLPKGNTIFQLHNDIKALIEQMNIKLYLTISHEREYAIAFVIAEN
- the priA gene encoding replication restart helicase PriA, whose amino-acid sequence is MDDRLDSNFYYEIAFNIPINKLFFYKYNLKLEIGIRVITNFNGKDTIGIIIKRYAKKELNKDFTFNIKNIIKIIDENAIIIEHNINLARWISQKTFSGFGEALFCGLPKISTSNKETKNNDNEHLISKLSIQLNEEQNAIYKEIITSKTQNIFYLFGVPGSGKTEIFIKLCKNYLEQKKQIIFLIPEISLGHQIIKRIKSNLNTNKVYEYNSKVSNSTKSLIWNKIKNGENLIIIGVKSALMLPFKNLGLIIMDEEHEYTYKSENTPRFHSRHIGFFLQRTFNAKFVMGSATPSIEAYLAMENNQIKKMILKNKFFDRTFKELKIIDMKKERQIISSELLYSIQKSLIDKRQALIFINKRGYSKTLECKSCGHIIYCPNCSFNLTYHKSTNKLICHYCNYKINIISNCPDCNSEDIIYQTYGIQFIEKELKKFLPNARIARTDSDLNKKEIIQSINAFENGQLDILIGTQIIAKGFNFKQIKTLGIINADIGMGLPDFRSSEKIFAIISQVIGRAARFKNDNTIIIQTKNPNYYAIKYAYEGKYEEFYKEEIKIRQELNYPPFKKIIRIVIRSHKQESAHNKCLEFFEISKETLNGDIEYLGPSKAPMSKISKYYRYNIIYLSKSFNALEKLIRNTKEKVKLTKDVYLEIDYYPISLL
- a CDS encoding DUF2225 domain-containing protein — translated: MKKISYLTKYEIECPLCQYKFRKEELLTGSSRLIAGELKVDLKREYIKNEKYGNIYPRIYSITVCPNCYLAAFPNDFNSIALINNKTKQILINSTDKRKEIKSIFEDNLNFNKPRRLQEGAASYILAIMCYEHMEKNHNPTLNQAKCAIRSAWIFEDLDREYPNQNYNYLQKIFYYKAAYLYKLTIEKEQNNSEPINAETAFGPDTDKNYGYDSVLYLSSLLEYFYGNKENAKYRYNQLVEIKTLLSKIAGMGKSSKEKPSILLDKIKEVYFKISNEIKTFK
- a CDS encoding CdaR family protein, whose protein sequence is MIIAKKFISIIKLLFEDWQNKAISILIAIIMFTTSYFNSIESIIIEKKFNIALEDEVILGKIPDFNKILLTIKINKKDLKYLDLDRIALLVEANNIKEAGEYEIPIKIKNFNPIPIVEYKLSKSKIILTLDKKVSKLVKVEPKFKLLEKEGKGEYFIAKYNIVPEKLTIHGPEKMLKTINSIKTKIKEFDINTVFISEHLEVISPDPLIKLDKNHVIVNITLGKKYIQTTIKKPNLIFNNLKNGLEIKNKEKILDPGNEMFIKIKSGLSEKIIKMHIANKNISLNLDLSQITTPGIYNINTDIILKNNTQGIEVYEYEPKTIKLEIVSTE
- the truA gene encoding tRNA pseudouridine(38-40) synthase TruA encodes the protein MQKILAEIAYDGSLYYGFQIQPKKPTIQREIEKALEKISKTKTKIHSAGRTDKGVHAKGQIISFYITININLKNLKIALNSLLKEDIRIIKLKYVEDAFQPRFNAKKRKYSYYILNNENHYPWERYKAYYVKKKLNINRLNEMAKMLIGIHDFTTFSCIKDQTNSKLKEIYFAKFKKKNKFIIFEIIGSSFLWKMVRSIVGTMIDIEIKNEPVDIFKQILNSKNRKFTRTTAPAKALFLDKVFYE